From the Carassius auratus strain Wakin chromosome 36, ASM336829v1, whole genome shotgun sequence genome, the window TAGTCAGAATGACGCTTCACGTACAAAAAAGTGCGCCAATGTACACACATAGCACCACTTCACTtcctttttcaaatttcaaaataaaagcgtgaggcaagaaacaaacactcttgaaaaacaaacaggaacaCAATGTCCGCATTAAGCACTATGCAAAAATCACCAgacaaccaaaacaaacaaataaatagttcTTGAGTGACATTTGCCTCGATTTAATAATAAAGTCCTTTTTTGACTATTCCATGGCAACACCGCCCTCTGTGGCTGGAAGTAAAGGTGTCGACCCACTTCAATGCTTGGGGGATTTAATGGTCATTTACACTCCCACCAAAACATGAGTGATTTGTATGACATTAAGgaatataaattacaaatgtttttcaaatgaaaatgaccTTTTACTTTAAGAAATGGACATAAAGTGTCCATACTAAGGCATTTCTAGAATTCAAGTAATATAAAGAAAAGGATACACTTGGTTGCTCTTGGTAGGAGCTAGACGGTCTCTAGCAACAGGATCAGCTTCTGGACTGGGCGTTCAATgacagacagcttgttgaggcgACGACCATCCGTTTTCAGATTTCGGTCACCAAGGCATACTTTTACTCTTCTCACAAGCCCGTCTTTATCTGTAGTAGTCTCTGTAACTCTGGCCAACCGCCACTCATTTCTGGGCAGATCATCAATCTTTTCCATGACAATGTCTCCTACTTGCAGGTTTCTCTTTACTGTGTGCCAGCGCTGTCTGATGGCAATGTTGGATAGATACTCCTTACGCCAACGACTCCAAAACTGCTCTGCAAGGTACTGAACATGACGCCACCTTTTCCTTGCATAGATGTCTTCTCTGATGAATCTGCCTGGTGGTGGTAATGCTGGAATAGACTTCATAGTAAGCAGGTTATTAGGGGTGAGAGGTGCAAGACTGTTGGGGTCGTTTAAGTTATCAACTGAGAGTGGTCTACTGTTTACGATCGCCATAGCTTCATAAAAGAATGTCCGCAGTGATGCATCGTCCAGTCTGCCAGAATAGAGTGAGAGAGTTGAGCGAAGAACATTCCTCACTGTTCTGATTTGTCTCTCCCATACCCCACCAGCATGACTTGAATGGGGCGCATTTAGGACAAAATCGCACTGTTTTTCAGCTAAGAACACTGTCAGACGATCAGCATCAATCTCCTTGAGAGCATTTTTCAGCTCATTCTTGGCTCCTACAAAGTTGGTGCCTTGGTCACACTTGATTTGGCGCACTGCTCCCCGCAATGCAATGAAACAGCGTAAGCCATTGATGAAAGCATCTGTAGACATGTCATCTAGCATTTCTATATGAATAGCTCTGGAGCTGAAACACGTGAAGAGGAGGCCGTACCTTTTATGATCCTTCCGACCGTGTTTAGTGATAAAGGGACCAAAGCAGTCCATACCACAGTACGTAAACGGTGGGGATGGATTCGTACGCTCTGAAGGGAGGTCGGCCATTCTTTGTTCTTCTGTGGGTCTCCTGAGCTTCCGACATGTCACACAGTGATGCACATGGGATGCTACTGCTCTGCTAATTCCTGGAATCCAGTAGCCTTGTGATCTGATCTCATTAATTGTGAGACCCTTTCCTTGGTGCTTGACATTCTCATGACATTGAGAGATGATCATCTTCGTTATGTGGTGATCTTTAGGAATGATCACTGGGTGTTTGATTGAGTTGGGTAAAGATGCATCACAAAGTCTTCCTCCCACCTTGAGTACTCCTTCTTGATCCAGGAAGGCATCAAGATGATACAGCTTGCTGCCAGGTGACAGCTGGGTCCCCTTGCTCAATAACTTGATATCCTCTGGATGGGTGTTTCTTTGTAAATCTTTAATGATGATGCGTTTAGCATCTTCTCGTTCAGCTACCGTACTGTGGCTGCTGGATTTGTCCCCTTTGGCTCGTCGAATGAGGCGAGCCACAGCTTGGACAGCTCCAGACCATGTAGACAGCTTTGACAAGCGGTCTGAGAGGCTGACTTCTGTTGCTTGTGCACTCAGTGTCTGAGCCTGTCTCACTTCAGGATCTCCAATCGTTAGTGCTGTGTCAATATCTGCAACAGGAGGTATATCCTTCTTCCATAAGAATCCTGGCCCTGTCAACCAATTAGATGTAAGAATCTCACCAGCGTTTAAACCTCTCGACGCATGGTCAGCAGGGTTTTCATTAGTGGGAACATATCTCCACTGTTGAGGAGTAGTGCTGAGATGTATCTTTTGCACTCTGTTCGCCACAAATGTGTGAAAACGGCGTGCTTCGTTGTTTATGTATCCCAAAACCACTTGGGAGTCGGTCCAGAAGTGCTCTTCTATGTCTGCATATTGTAGCTCCCGTTTAAGCATATTGCTCATGGCAACTGAgatgacagcagctgtcaattcgAGCCTGGGGATGGTCTGGACCTTAATGGGAGCAACTCTGGATTTACCGATGACCAGGGCACAATGGATATTTCCTTCTTTGCTTGTGAGTCTCAAATAGGTACACTGGCCATATCCGCTGTTGCTCGCATCAGAGAAGTGATGAAGTTCCCTTTTGATGACCTTTCCAAAGTTTGCAGGCACATAGCAGCGGGGTATACTGATCTTTTCCAAGTTCACAAGATCTGCTTTCCAATGCTCCCAGCTAGGCTGCAATTCTTTAGGAAGGGGGTCATCCCAGCCTGTTCCGTTTCTGCACATTTCCTGAAGCACTAGTTTTCCACTGAGCAGGAAAGGAGCAATAAAGCCCAGTGGATCATACAGAGACGCAACTGTGGATAGTATGCCACGGCGTGTTGCTGGCTGGTCTTTGAGGTCAACAGAGAATCTGAAGTTGTCAGAATCAATGTGCCAGTGGATCCCTAAAGCTCTCTCTAAAGGTGTGTCATCGAAGCTGAGGTCAAGCGCCTTTACTTCAACAGCTCGTTCAGAAATTGGAATGCTATCCAGGACAACTttgtcatttgaaataaatttgtgCAGTCTAAGACCACCTGAGGCACACAGTTGTCGAGCTTCTCTTGCTACCTGGATAGCTTCTTCTGTGCTGACTACACTGGTGACACCGTCATCTACATAAAAGTCTTTTGTGATGAATTTTGAGCCAAGAGGATACATACCCTCATTCTCCTTAGCAAGATGTTTCAGACCATAGTTGGCGCATCCAGGTGATGAGGTTGCACCAAAAAGATGGACCTTCATGCGGTATTCATGTGGGTGTAAAGCTAAGTCTCCATTTTTCCACCAGAGAAAACGGAGGTAGTTTCGATCTGCTTCTTCCACGTGAAATTGGTGAAACATCTTTTCAACATCGCACATAAGGGCAATGGGATGTTGTCTGAATCTTACAAGAACACCAGTCAGATTATTCATTAAATCTGGGCCTTGGAGCAAGTGGTCATTGAGGCTGGTTCCCTGGTACTTGGCGGAGCAGTCGAAGACAACACGGAGCTTGTCTGGTTTCTTAGGGTGGTACACCCCATGATGAGGGATGTACCACTTCTCTCCATCCTTTCCTTCATCATGCACTTCTTCTGCATCACCTCTTTCAATGACCTCTTCCATAAACCTCACATAGTGTTCCTTGTACTTTTCATCTTTCAGCAATTTCCTTTTAAGATGATTGAGCCTTACAATGGCCAGCTGCTTATTGTTAAGGAAATTAGGTCTTCTTTTGAAGGGAAGAGGCATCTCGTAATGCCCGTGGTCATTCTTCCTTATGCCTTGCTGCAGTTTGGTCAAAAAGAGGATGTCATCCTGTGACACAGTTTTATCATCTTCACCAGCGTCTTTGAAGTCAGACTCCAATACTTTAATAACATCTGCTGGGGTCACTGGAGGGAGCTCTTTTATGCTGACTCTATGACAGATGGTGTTGAAGCTTTGTGATTCATTGTGTGAAGACAGGCGACCAACAATGCTCCATCCTAGGTCTGTATGGACTGCATAAGGTTCATCGTCTCCTCCTAAAATCACCTGTTTTGG encodes:
- the LOC113055348 gene encoding uncharacterized protein LOC113055348: MDASENKEPDQHVEAPYNRTEEEELHRSGRQRKPTEKMRVFKEGEALKKEKRLIQLYEQWKVLARNTREELKTDISESQLVALINTLEKGRDDVMHVYLEIRDHIAPSSDTRRRIDTCEAVTKDISKIIFDRMACLEDFDRENVKHSLREILHHDYARSVYGSTVSHPTSSRSTVMSIAAKRADAAAELAAKEAEYSMIQEIEAQKCELEKLKVEKDLKAARARLQAYDQEMAQEDSIHSSDSNLGEQQDVSVTPQQHLVPFPIQCPTNITATRPTDFTAKSSPPRSDISYLAQAVQDSIALNRLPATEPSVFNGDPIQFIEWKAAFVSLIDGKAISFADKLHYLKRYVGGPARKSLDGIFYRNDNEAYNDAWNKLNQRYGQPFAIQKAFREKLAKWPKIHPRDAEGFREFSDFLNACHQAMPHVKGLEILNDCDENQKLVHKLPDWAAARWNRQVTQTLIETHDFPKFIDFVTFMSMEAEISCNPVTSFSALRASDPTSEKRNLKDSKRNRANVFHIQTATENKENDENEQKPSKGNFKMCFFCKDDKHKIHNCPKFVAKSLEEKRKYVKDNKLCYGCMKPGHSAKDCRHRLSCDTCRGRHPTCLHDENYTKKVNSAPVSNQGDTEITTSTSHKVENNEPSTNTSMIVPVWVSTERNPGSEKLVYALLDTQSDTVFVDRELSIKLQADSCPVRLKLTTMTAKDLVMPSERVSGLKVRGYSSSVVLNLPPAYTKDSIPVNRTHIPTCDTARHWKHLSTIVDKIPALQDCEVGLLIGYNCPKALAPKQVILGGDDEPYAVHTDLGWSIVGRLSSHNESQSFNTICHRVSIKELPPVTPADVIKVLESDFKDAGEDDKTVSQDDILFLTKLQQGIRKNDHGHYEMPLPFKRRPNFLNNKQLAIVRLNHLKRKLLKDEKYKEHYVRFMEEVIERGDAEEVHDEGKDGEKWYIPHHGVYHPKKPDKLRVVFDCSAKYQGTSLNDHLLQGPDLMNNLTGVLVRFRQHPIALMCDVEKMFHQFHVEEADRNYLRFLWWKNGDLALHPHEYRMKVHLFGATSSPGCANYGLKHLAKENEGMYPLGSKFITKDFYVDDGVTSVVSTEEAIQVAREARQLCASGGLRLHKFISNDKVVLDSIPISERAVEVKALDLSFDDTPLERALGIHWHIDSDNFRFSVDLKDQPATRRGILSTVASLYDPLGFIAPFLLSGKLVLQEMCRNGTGWDDPLPKELQPSWEHWKADLVNLEKISIPRCYVPANFGKVIKRELHHFSDASNSGYGQCTYLRLTSKEGNIHCALVIGKSRVAPIKVQTIPRLELTAAVISVAMSNMLKRELQYADIEEHFWTDSQVVLGYINNEARRFHTFVANRVQKIHLSTTPQQWRYVPTNENPADHASRGLNAGEILTSNWLTGPGFLWKKDIPPVADIDTALTIGDPEVRQAQTLSAQATEVSLSDRLSKLSTWSGAVQAVARLIRRAKGDKSSSHSTVAEREDAKRIIIKDLQRNTHPEDIKLLSKGTQLSPGSKLYHLDAFLDQEGVLKVGGRLCDASLPNSIKHPVIIPKDHHITKMIISQCHENVKHQGKGLTINEIRSQGYWIPGISRAVASHVHHCVTCRKLRRPTEEQRMADLPSERTNPSPPFTYCGMDCFGPFITKHGRKDHKRYGLLFTCFSSRAIHIEMLDDMSTDAFINGLRCFIALRGAVRQIKCDQGTNFVGAKNELKNALKEIDADRLTVFLAEKQCDFVLNAPHSSHAGGVWERQIRTVRNVLRSTLSLYSGRLDDASLRTFFYEAMAIVNSRPLSVDNLNDPNSLAPLTPNNLLTMKSIPALPPPGRFIREDIYARKRWRHVQYLAEQFWSRWRKEYLSNIAIRQRWHTVKRNLQVGDIVMEKIDDLPRNEWRLARVTETTTDKDGLVRRVKVCLGDRNLKTDGRRLNKLSVIERPVQKLILLLETV